Proteins from one Paenibacillus amylolyticus genomic window:
- a CDS encoding extracellular solute-binding protein — protein MNKLNKRWTTWICILLTISMLAGCSGSGESGEANPSEGGGDQTLNIKIFAGLYNEIPDMSNEYWTEWEKRTNAKLDIEWVPSGDLDTKLDLLLASGDLPEVVAYQNQIRPTLITAIKNGAFWDLAPFLGDLSEYPNLKENLAPDALKYLTVDGGIYAVPRSRSRIDGGLKIREDWLKKLNLPIPKTFEEYREVLKKIVDSDMDGNGKKDTVGLLFINNPPATFQAGFGAYNPTYDNDGGLMSPGLTPQYVEMIEWFRELYADGLLSKEYAVMKESQAEELFKTNRAASYGRPIWWDHEWEQAMKKSGQPGAKILNLSLTGPHGDAAVGLETGVAGASTFPKKSRKKR, from the coding sequence ATGAACAAGCTCAATAAACGATGGACGACATGGATCTGTATTCTGTTGACCATTTCCATGCTCGCCGGTTGCAGCGGGAGCGGTGAATCGGGAGAGGCCAATCCGTCAGAAGGCGGGGGAGATCAGACGCTAAATATCAAGATCTTTGCAGGCTTGTACAATGAGATTCCCGATATGTCCAATGAATATTGGACCGAGTGGGAGAAACGTACCAACGCCAAGCTGGATATTGAATGGGTGCCATCGGGAGATCTGGATACGAAGCTGGATCTGCTGCTTGCATCGGGTGATCTGCCTGAAGTGGTAGCCTATCAGAATCAGATTCGTCCAACCCTGATTACGGCTATTAAGAATGGTGCCTTCTGGGATCTTGCGCCTTTCCTTGGTGATCTTAGCGAATATCCGAATCTGAAGGAGAATCTGGCGCCTGATGCACTGAAATATCTGACCGTGGATGGTGGAATCTACGCGGTTCCGCGCTCCCGTTCGCGTATTGACGGTGGACTGAAGATTCGGGAGGATTGGCTAAAGAAGCTGAACCTGCCCATTCCCAAGACATTCGAAGAATATAGGGAAGTTTTGAAAAAGATCGTGGATAGTGACATGGATGGCAATGGGAAAAAGGATACCGTCGGTTTATTGTTCATCAACAATCCGCCAGCAACATTCCAGGCGGGATTCGGAGCGTATAATCCTACCTATGATAATGACGGCGGGCTGATGAGTCCCGGCTTAACGCCTCAGTACGTCGAGATGATTGAATGGTTCCGTGAACTGTATGCGGATGGATTGTTATCGAAAGAGTATGCTGTCATGAAGGAGAGCCAGGCCGAGGAACTCTTCAAGACCAACCGTGCCGCTTCTTATGGACGTCCAATCTGGTGGGATCATGAATGGGAGCAGGCAATGAAGAAATCGGGCCAACCGGGTGCGAAGATTCTGAATCTGTCCCTGACGGGTCCTCATGGGGATGCGGCAGTTGGATTGGAGACCGGGGTTGCGGGGGCTTCTACATTTCCAAAAAAGTCCCGGAAGAAAAGGTAA
- a CDS encoding alpha-amylase family protein, with the protein MEHQYVTPYLHTDVLQEAIAKAHELNVKFIARFDFSKAHESLFESNPEWFYRDREGQEVNYFGIVHTCLNGAYQQEKSLETITEVLEKYPVDGIFFNMFGYQHWDYSGNYYGPCYCDNCQRRFKEICGSELLDYTGPEHELDAAYLHFQEFTSREILSKIHDLVKSRWPDVAISTYHPHQVDILRKESNTSLTRALPLWQYSASENVASVVQSWDTKLISNCSINAIDLTYRFTGVSSYETEVRLLQNIANGSGLDFCIIGAFEGYPDRRNFAVAKRIFRYHADHEHIYGHLASMAEVILIKPSAAGAGTEYLGLFKMLKEAHILFDVIVEEQIAAMAHKLAAVKVVILPGVQHPESQLLEALQEVQRQGVAILATGNAFKDDAVYLQEWFGAVHSGDVDLLPAAYLHVGDNDLFPSLKDRDWITVSGGFSRIQFDPSHTERYMPYIEPASFGPPERAYGHQLGESYGLGITQHAHYGAGAYYGWNPGALYYKHGFEDHKHAVTDILDRFISERSLITSLPASVELFMNRMEDGNLLVQLLNLSGFNGTTYMEALPLYDLTIDLNNIHTSINAYSLCSSKAVPIMQEGSVTRISLPKLARYEAIVIDLDHASKKEVDVDG; encoded by the coding sequence TTGGAGCATCAATACGTCACACCTTATCTTCATACGGATGTGCTACAGGAAGCCATCGCCAAGGCTCATGAGCTGAACGTGAAGTTTATTGCCCGTTTTGATTTCAGCAAAGCCCATGAATCTTTGTTTGAATCTAATCCGGAGTGGTTCTATCGCGATCGTGAAGGACAAGAGGTGAATTATTTTGGCATTGTGCATACATGTCTGAACGGTGCGTATCAACAGGAGAAATCGCTTGAAACGATTACGGAAGTACTGGAGAAATATCCGGTGGATGGCATTTTCTTCAATATGTTTGGTTATCAGCATTGGGATTACAGTGGTAACTACTATGGGCCTTGTTACTGTGACAATTGTCAGCGTCGTTTCAAAGAGATCTGCGGGAGTGAGCTACTGGACTATACAGGCCCTGAGCATGAGCTGGATGCCGCGTATCTTCATTTTCAGGAGTTTACTTCGAGAGAGATTCTGAGCAAAATTCATGATCTCGTCAAATCCCGCTGGCCTGATGTGGCAATTAGCACGTACCATCCTCACCAGGTCGATATCCTTCGTAAGGAATCCAACACATCTTTAACACGAGCTTTGCCTTTGTGGCAATATTCTGCTTCTGAAAATGTGGCTTCTGTTGTACAGAGCTGGGATACCAAGTTGATCAGCAATTGCAGCATTAATGCCATTGACCTGACCTATCGGTTCACAGGTGTTTCTTCGTATGAGACCGAAGTAAGGTTACTTCAGAATATTGCGAACGGATCAGGACTGGACTTCTGTATCATTGGGGCATTTGAGGGATACCCGGACAGGAGGAACTTTGCCGTGGCGAAGCGTATCTTCCGCTATCACGCAGACCATGAACATATATACGGGCATCTCGCTTCAATGGCAGAAGTGATTCTGATTAAACCGTCAGCGGCTGGAGCTGGAACCGAATATCTGGGACTCTTCAAAATGTTAAAAGAAGCCCATATATTGTTTGATGTCATCGTGGAAGAACAGATTGCAGCGATGGCACATAAACTCGCCGCAGTAAAAGTAGTGATCTTGCCGGGGGTGCAGCATCCTGAATCACAGTTATTAGAAGCATTGCAAGAGGTACAGCGTCAGGGCGTAGCGATACTTGCAACAGGCAATGCCTTCAAGGATGATGCTGTATATTTGCAGGAATGGTTCGGGGCTGTCCATTCAGGGGATGTAGATCTGCTGCCTGCCGCCTACCTGCATGTAGGGGATAACGATCTCTTTCCCAGTCTGAAGGATCGGGACTGGATTACGGTGAGCGGCGGTTTTTCACGGATACAGTTCGATCCGTCGCATACCGAGCGATATATGCCTTATATCGAACCCGCCTCTTTCGGTCCGCCGGAGCGGGCCTATGGTCATCAGCTAGGAGAGAGTTACGGATTGGGGATTACCCAACATGCGCATTATGGGGCAGGCGCCTATTATGGTTGGAATCCAGGTGCGTTGTATTACAAACATGGTTTCGAAGATCACAAACATGCAGTGACGGATATATTGGATCGATTCATTAGTGAACGCTCATTGATCACAAGTCTTCCAGCCAGTGTGGAGCTGTTTATGAACCGTATGGAGGATGGCAATCTGTTGGTTCAGCTATTAAATCTGTCCGGTTTCAATGGCACGACATATATGGAAGCGCTACCGTTATATGATCTTACGATTGACCTTAACAATATCCACACATCCATAAATGCGTACTCCTTATGTTCGTCCAAGGCTGTTCCCATTATGCAAGAGGGAAGTGTAACCAGGATTAGCCTTCCTAAGTTGGCGCGGTATGAGGCCATTGTCATTGACCTGGATCATGCCTCGAAGAAAGAGGTGGACGTAGACGGATGA
- a CDS encoding carbohydrate ABC transporter permease, whose protein sequence is MDRRIRNELCCAEKGLSLFDWINYSLVALISLACIFPFLYVFSVSFTDPKVYVPLKFYLFPEKWSLESYRYILSTNSFLNAFKSTLFITVVGTILNIIVSFTMAYGLTKKSLPGHKWIMGLVIFTLVFSAGIIPNYLLVKELGLLNSYWSMILPGLTNAWSLIVIKSFLESLPSELEDAAQIDGCSDLTAFFRIIIPLSMPAIATFTLFFAVGHWNAYFNALIYLSDSSKWTLQLLIKTLVIDSNSVAVAQAGASDESVVPQETIRMASIVLAMVPILIVYPFLQKHFAKGVMIGSVKG, encoded by the coding sequence TTGGACAGGAGGATAAGAAATGAGCTTTGTTGTGCAGAAAAAGGTCTCTCACTCTTTGACTGGATCAATTACAGTCTCGTAGCCCTGATCTCGCTAGCCTGCATTTTCCCGTTTCTATACGTGTTCAGCGTCTCGTTTACCGATCCGAAAGTATATGTGCCGCTGAAGTTTTATCTTTTCCCGGAGAAATGGTCGCTGGAGTCATATCGTTACATCTTATCAACGAACAGCTTCCTGAACGCTTTCAAAAGCACGTTGTTTATTACGGTGGTTGGCACCATACTGAATATTATCGTATCTTTCACAATGGCCTATGGTTTAACAAAGAAGTCGTTACCGGGTCATAAGTGGATCATGGGGCTTGTCATTTTCACCTTGGTGTTCAGTGCCGGAATTATTCCTAATTATTTGCTAGTGAAGGAATTGGGACTGTTGAATTCCTATTGGTCCATGATTCTGCCTGGACTGACGAATGCTTGGAGCCTGATTGTGATTAAAAGCTTTCTGGAATCGTTGCCCTCCGAGCTGGAGGATGCGGCACAGATTGACGGATGCAGTGACCTGACGGCTTTCTTCCGCATTATCATCCCGTTATCGATGCCAGCGATCGCGACATTTACGCTATTCTTTGCGGTGGGACACTGGAATGCCTATTTTAATGCACTGATCTATCTATCCGATTCCAGCAAATGGACGCTTCAACTGCTCATCAAAACGCTGGTAATTGATTCCAATTCGGTTGCTGTAGCTCAAGCTGGAGCGAGTGACGAAAGTGTTGTGCCGCAGGAGACGATTCGCATGGCTTCCATTGTACTCGCCATGGTACCGATCCTGATCGTATATCCATTTTTGCAGAAGCACTTCGCCAAAGGGGTCATGATTGGTTCAGTCAAAGGGTGA
- a CDS encoding endospore germination permease — protein sequence MSRDKGQITIWLSFSILLLSAGLVCHVLSVPAILEAGGRDGWLSVVTAAPLFILFLCMMYIIIRRVRGQRLTDWITREFGAIPSWIFRISASILLLTLGTHTLYETTNWTVSTYLQFTPPYVLAGGGALVAAWAAAKGIRSIAMTSSLLLPFVILLGYFVMSANMKYKDYSLLFPIMENGMGPVWRGMIYSLAGLMEIWILLLFQHEVKGKIRWWYVLILGVFMLSMAIGPTIGAIVEFGPEEAAKQRNSPYEQWKLVNIGKLLQHVDFLSIYQWLSGSFARIAISLYLIVDLLNFRRPMKRYIAILTLTVIMSFMAMQWWRIDYVDYYVDHIQFPAMLAYVSVVTVILTMAALIHKKDKEVPAHADLDSAQE from the coding sequence ATGAGTCGTGATAAAGGTCAAATTACCATCTGGTTATCGTTCTCCATCCTTTTGTTAAGTGCCGGACTCGTCTGCCATGTCTTGTCTGTTCCAGCGATACTTGAAGCGGGCGGCAGAGATGGATGGTTGTCTGTCGTAACCGCCGCTCCCTTGTTCATTTTGTTTCTGTGTATGATGTATATCATCATTCGACGGGTACGTGGTCAGCGATTAACGGATTGGATCACACGCGAGTTCGGAGCGATTCCTTCCTGGATCTTCAGGATCTCCGCTTCCATTCTGCTGCTCACGCTTGGCACGCATACGCTGTATGAGACAACCAACTGGACCGTATCCACATATCTTCAGTTCACCCCTCCCTATGTTCTGGCTGGTGGTGGTGCACTCGTTGCAGCCTGGGCGGCGGCTAAAGGCATACGCTCCATTGCGATGACCTCCAGTCTCCTGCTGCCTTTTGTGATACTGCTTGGTTATTTTGTAATGTCCGCCAATATGAAATACAAAGACTACAGCCTACTATTTCCGATCATGGAGAACGGTATGGGTCCCGTATGGCGGGGTATGATCTACTCCTTGGCCGGGCTTATGGAAATCTGGATTCTATTGTTGTTCCAACATGAAGTCAAAGGCAAGATTCGTTGGTGGTACGTTCTGATCCTCGGCGTCTTTATGCTCAGTATGGCGATAGGGCCTACGATCGGAGCCATCGTGGAATTTGGTCCCGAAGAAGCGGCCAAACAACGAAACAGTCCCTATGAGCAATGGAAACTAGTGAATATTGGAAAGCTGCTGCAGCACGTAGATTTTCTATCCATTTATCAGTGGCTAAGTGGTTCCTTTGCAAGGATCGCCATATCCCTATATCTCATCGTGGATCTGCTGAATTTTCGCAGGCCGATGAAACGATATATCGCTATTCTCACCCTCACCGTTATCATGAGCTTCATGGCGATGCAATGGTGGCGCATTGATTACGTGGATTATTATGTGGACCATATTCAGTTCCCGGCCATGCTCGCCTATGTCTCCGTCGTTACAGTGATACTAACCATGGCTGCATTAATCCACAAAAAGGACAAGGAGGTTCCCGCTCATGCCGATCTCGATTCAGCCCAAGAATAA